From a single Solanum dulcamara chromosome 4, daSolDulc1.2, whole genome shotgun sequence genomic region:
- the LOC129885269 gene encoding protein ALTERED PHOSPHATE STARVATION RESPONSE 1-like: MGCATSKHDDLPAVALCRERCTFLDQAIHHRYAFAEAHVAYLHSLKSVGGSLHRFFEHDLDLSTSSSGSPLSPILNLPAHRKGELPESSTALPHPVKKPAAAIHHRHDSHSSSGSHLHFHSESEEDDDSGSESLHHHTETPTHGNQYGQFTYADHETLGFGAPPHQVGGGGGFGAPYQVGGGGGGFGAPYQVGGGGGFGPPYQVGGGGFGPPYQVGEAGSGYGAPYQVGGGGGGGFMHMNYMRKQTTPSVTYHQRPISPETVRMGEASSSYYPSPYPNSNNPNSYNNYPNYPNYGGEFFSSSIQRPYGVSSQPVPSGAGPSSAPSTSKPPPPPPSPPRSSPWDFLNPFETFESNNYPTPYTPSRDSREVREEEGIPDLEDEDFEHEVVKEVHGHQKFVEGESEGHGGNHSKAVAEEEREKQSDSESLYHGRPSASMENEQVEFEVHVVDKKVVDEEEKSGHGGNVTGFKARAFKDDSDVVKEIQVQFELASESGNELVKMLEVGKLPHNRKNATYQVSSKMLHAISPSLSVVSSQPSTSKNAAIQNTDPAASDVEGDVSLRYKNLSSTLNKLYLWEKKLYQEVKSEEKIRVLHERKSEKLKRLDQKGAEAHKLDMTRQLVRSLSTKIRIAIQVVDKISEKINKMRDEELWPQLNVLIQGLSKMWKGMLECHRNQCQAIGEAKKLDAIASHKHLSDAHLEATLQLEHELLNWTLRFSCWVNAQKGYVRALNTWLMKCLLYVPEETADGRVPFSPGRIGAPPIFVICNQWSQTIEGVSEKEVIDCMRDFASNVLQLWKRDKHEMRQRMMVHKDMERKVKNLEREDQKIQKGIHALDKRIVFISGDETGLSLNRHVVYQSDTSKNSSLQVGLRHIFEAMERFTAKSLKVYEELLQRIEEDDLA; this comes from the exons ATGGGGTGCGCAACGTCTAAGCATGATGACTTGCCGGCGGTGGCTCTATGTCGTGAACGTTGCACCTTTTTAGATCAAGCCATTCACCACCGTTACGCTTTTGCTGAAGCCCATGTAGCTTATCTTCACTCTTTGAAATCCGTCGGCGGTTCTCTTCATCGGTTTTTCGAACATGATCTCGATCTTTCTACTTCATCCTCTGGTAGTCCTCTTTCTCCGATTCTCAATCTCCCCGCTCATCGGAAAGGTGAACTTCCAGAATCTTCCACTGCCCTTCCTCATCCAGTTAAAAAACCTGCTGCTGCCATTCACCACCGTCACGATTCTCACTCTAGTTCCGGTTCACACCTTCACTTCCACTCTGAATCGGAGGAAGATGATGACTCCGGTTCCGAGTCTTTGCATCACCATACGGAGACCCCTACTCATGGTAATCAGTATGGTCAGTTCACTTATGCTGATCATGAAACCCTAGGATTCGGAGCACCACCACATCAAGTTGGTGGGGGTGGGGGATTCGGAGCACCATATCAAGTCGGTGGGGGTGGTGGTGGATTCGGAGCACCATATCAAGTCGGTGGGGGTGGTGGGTTCGGACCACCATATCAAGTCGGTGGTGGTGGGTTCGGGCCACCATATCAAGTCGGCGAGGCTGGTAGTGGGTACGGAGCACCATATcaagttggtggtggtggtggtggtgggttTATGCATATGAATTACATGAGGAAGCAGACGACGCCCTCGGTGACTTATCATCAACGACCCATAAGTCCGGAGACTGTTCGAATGGGTGAAGCGTCTTCTTCCTATTACCCTTCTCCATATCCCAATAGTAATAACCCTAATTCTTACAACAACTATCCGAATTATCCCAATTACGGTGGCGAGTTTTTTTCCTCGTCGATTCAAAGGCCGTACGGTGTTTCATCTCAGCCGGTGCCGTCTGGAGCTGGGCCTTCATCAGCGCCGTCAACTTCGAAACCGCCTCCCCCTCCGCCCTCTCCACCGAGGAGCTCACCTTGGGATTTTCTGAACCCTTTTGAGACTTTTGAAAGCAATAATTACCCTACACCATATACGCCAAGCCGAGACTCCAGAGAGGTGAGGGAAGAAGAAGGTATCCCTGATTTGGAAGACGAGGACTTTGAGCACGAGGTTGTTAAGGAAGTTCACGGACATCAGAAGTTTGTCGAAGGGGAAAGCGAAGGCCATGGAGGGAACCATTCAAAAGCAGTGGCAGAGGAGGAGAGAGAGAAGCAAAGTGATTCGGAGTCGTTATACCATGGGAGGCCAAGTGCATCAATGGAGAATGAGCAGGTGGAGTTTGAGGTACACGTTGTGGATAAGAAAGTGgtagatgaagaagaaaagtcAGGGCATGGGGGAAATGTTACTGGGTTCAAAGCTCGTGCATTCAAGGACGACTCAGATGTTGTGAAAGAGATTCAGGTTCAATTTGAGCTAGCTTCTGAATCTGGAAATGAGCTTGTTAAGATGCTGGAGGTTGGAAAGCTTCCCCACAATCGTAAGAACGCCACATATCAAG TGTCTTCCAAGATGTTGCATGCAATTTCACCTTCATTATCCGTAGTGTCATCACAACCTTCTACGTCAAAGAATGCCGCAATTCAGAATACTGATCCTGCTGCTTCAGACGTGGAAGGAGATGTTAGTTTAAGGTACAAGAACCTTTCGTCAACGTTAAACAAGCTGTACCTCTGGGAGAAGAAACTGTATCAGGAGGTTAAG TCTGAGGAGAAGATAAGGGTGCTTCATGAAAGGAAGTCTGAAAAGCTGAAGCGATTAGATCAAAAGGGTGCTGAGGCTCACAAGCTCGACATGACAAGACAATTGGTTAGAAGTCTCTCCACAAAAATTAGAATTGCGATTCAGGTTGTCGATAAGATCTCTGAGAAGATAAACAAGATGAGGGATGAAGAGTTATGGCCGCAACTGAATGTACTTATTCAGGG GTTAAGTAAAATGTGGAAAGGCATGCTTGAGTGTCATCGTAACCAATGCCAGGCTATTGGAGAAGCCAAAAAATTAGATGCCATTGCATCTCACAAACACTTGAGTGATGCTCATCTTGAAGCCACTCTGCAGCTTGAACATGAGCTTTTGAACTGGACTTTGAGATTCTCTTGCTGGGTGAATGCACAGAAGGGCTATGTGAGAGCACTAAACACTTGGCTCATGAAATGTCTTCTGTATGTGCCCGAGGAAACAGCCGATGGAAGAGTTCCCTTTTCTCCAGGCAGGATTGGTGCTCCCCCAATTTTTGTTATCTGTAATCAGTGGTCACAAACCATTGAAGGAGTTTCTGAGAAAgaggttattgactgtatgcgAGATTTCGCATCAAATGTCCTTCAGCTATGGAAGCGAGATAAACATGAAATGCGGCAAAGGATGATGGTGCACAAGGATATGGAGAGAAAAGTGAAGAACCTTGAGAGGGAGGACCAGAAGATACAAAAGGGGATTCATGCACTGGACAAAAGAATAGTATTCATTTCTGGGGATGAAACTGGTCTCTCATTAAATAGGCATGTCGTTTACCAGAGTGACACAAGCAAAAATAGTAGCCTTCAGGTTGGTCTGAGACATATTTTTGAGGCCATGGAAAGGTTTACTGCCAAATCCTTGAAGGTTTACGAGGAGCTTTTGCAACGCATTGAAGAGGATGATCTGGCTTGA
- the LOC129885270 gene encoding nuclear intron maturase 1, mitochondrial, whose product MSVRTKIKHLSCTKTIRRLRQKPRHCLDPHSLLKEDPLEILSNLWIKTFSQPQKPFTNLTGFLSKLDLWVLAYQRTYAHFTGSFPPRNALQSHVLSDLASLRNTVIRGKFLWHTKIHQFIRGPNEKPITEQLSRTQLQSILISKTPPFQDVVVQQALLMIFEPIFEPRFSSKSHAFRPGRNPHTVIRTIRSNFAGYLWFLKGDISEVFDNVDVDVVMASLEKAIKDKKVLNLIKSGLKARRRGEEDEEQEKDSRKRKKGRTKKRILNENEPKPDPYWLRTFFEFAPQEAAKIPNYGGCGILSPLLANVCLNELDHMLEQKIVEFFRPCERDTIWKYSMDDGCHNPAWPEFVPSSGKEKTRKMDFIRFGGHFLVGIRGPRQDAVEMRKEIIKFCERIFGVRLDNSKIEIEHISRGIQFLDHIICRRVIYPTLRYTASGGNIVSEKGVGTLLSVSASLQQCIHQFRKLKLVKGDKDPEPLPCTPMLYSGQAHTNSQMNKFLETMADWFRYADNRRKVVGFCAYVVRSSLAKLYAARYRLKSRAKVYKIASRDLSCPLREHTNNSAPEYSDLLRLGLVDTIEGVQFSHMSSIPSCDYTPFPRNWIPDHEKVLREYINLQDPKFFYQLHKSVKQHGMCLPQDEISHIVWQYKTLGVRSLSQKLCDDQGMENA is encoded by the coding sequence ATGTCAGTGAGAACAAAAATCAAACACCTCTCGTGCACGAAAACCATCCGCCGCCTCCGGCAAAAGCCCCGCCACTGCCTCGATCCTCATTCCCTCCTCAAGGAAGATCCATTGGAAATCCTGTCTAATCTGTGGATCAAAACTTTCTCTCAACCTCAAAAACCCTTCACTAACCTTACTGGCTTTCTCTCAAAACTAGATCTCTGGGTCCTCGCTTACCAACGCACATATGCTCATTTCACTGGTTCTTTCCCGCCTCGGAATGCTCTCCAATCCCATGTTCTATCCGACCTAGCATCCCTCCGGAATACAGTTATCCGTGGAAAATTCCTTTGGCATACAAAAATCCATCAATTTATTCGTGGCCCTAATGAGAAACCCATTACTGAGCAGCTTTCTAGGACTCAGCTCCAATCTATACTCATATCCAAAACGCCACCGTTTCAGGATGTTGTGGTACAACAAGCTTTACTTATGATATTTGAACCCATTTTTGAGCCTAGGTTTTCATCAAAGTCCCATGCTTTTCGCCCTGGAAGGAATCCCCATACTGTTATTAGGACCATTAGAAGTAATTTTGCTGGTTATTTGTGGTTTCTGAAAGGTGATATTAGTGAGGTTTTTGAtaatgttgatgttgatgtcgTTATGGCCAGTCTTGAAAAAGCTATCAAGGATAAGAAAGTGTTGAACTTGATAAAGTCGGGGTTGAAAGCTCGTCGACGTGGAGAGGAGgatgaagaacaagaaaaagatagcaggaagagaaagaaggggCGGACAAAAAAGAGGATTTTAAATGAGAATGAGCCCAAGCCAGACCCTTATTGGTTAAGGACATTCTTTGAGTTTGCTCCGCAGGAGGCTGCTAAGATACCCAATTATGGTGGTTGTGGAATTCTTAGTCCTTTGTTGGCTAATGTATGTCTTAATGAGCTTGATCATATGTTGGAGCAGaaaatagttgagttttttaGGCCGTGTGAGCGAGACACGATATGGAAATATTCTATGGATGATGGTTGTCATAATCCTGCTTGGCCTGAGTTTGTTCCTTCGAGTGGAAAAGAGAAGACGAGGAAGATGGATTTTATAAGGTTTGGGGGTCATTTCTTGGTTGGGATCCGAGGGCCTAGACAAGATGCCGTGGAAATGAGGAAAGAGATAATCAAATTTTGTGAGAGAATTTTTGGGGTCAGGTTGGACAATTCAAAAATAGAGATTGAGCATATTTCTAGGGGAATTCAGTTCCTGGATCATATTATTTGTCGTCGTGTTATTTATCCAACTCTACGTTACACAGCCAGTGGTGGTAATATAGTGAGTGAGAAGGGTGTTGGGACTTTGCTTTCAGTCTCTGCTAGCTTGCAACAATGTATTCACCAGTTTAGAAAGCTCAAGCTTGTGAAAGGTGATAAGGATCCAGAGCCACTGCCTTGTACACCAATGCTTTACTCTGGTCAAGCTCATACTAATTCTCAAATGAACAAATTCCTTGAGACAATGGCTGATTGGTTCAGATATGCAGATAATCGGAGAAAAGTTGTTGGCTTTTGTGCATATGTGGTTCGTAGCTCTCTGGCTAAGTTATATGCTGCCAGGTATAGGCTGAAATCTCGTGCCAAGGTTTATAAGATTGCCTCGCGTGATTTAAGCTGTCCATTGAGGGAGCACACCAACAATTCTGCACCTGAGTATTCAGATCTTTTGAGGCTGGGACTTGTTGATACTATTGAAGGTGTTCAGTTTTCCCACATGTCTTCGATTCCGTCATGTGATTACACTCCATTTCCAAGGAATTGGATCCCTGATCATGAGAAGGTGTTGCGTGAGTATATCAACTTACAGGACCCCAAGTTTTTCTACCAGCTGCACAAATCAGTTAAACAGCATGGTATGTGTTTACCTCAAGATGAGATCTCTCATATTGTGTGGCAGTATAAGACTCTTGGGGTGCGAAGCTTGTCGCAGAAGTTATGTGATGACCAGGGGATGGAAAATGCTTAA
- the LOC129887268 gene encoding uncharacterized protein LOC129887268, translating into MKASNINKSGMFKIRIFNKEHTCPLKDKVYSQKQLPSNVIGGIIKPKLVDHKRKYTTVDIKNDVKLQLEININYTCAWRAKEKALISLRGIPAGSYMKLPAYLYMMSITYPRSHIQLKKTINDQFLYMFVALGTFIQGFRQCRPVVVVDGSFLRGHIVDTQF; encoded by the coding sequence ATGAAGGCGTCGAATATTAACAAATCTGGAATGTTCAAAATAAGAATCTTCAACAAGGAGCATACATGTCCTTTGAAGGACAAAGTGTATTCGCAGAAACAACTACCAAGTAATGTGATTGGAGGGATTATCAAACCTAAGCTAGTAGATCACAAACGAAAGTATACAACTGTGGATATTAAAAATGATGTGAAATTACAACTcgaaattaatattaattacaCGTGTGCTTGGAGGGCTAAAGAGAAGGCATTGATATCTTTGAGGGGTATACCTGCAGGATCATACATGAAGCTGCCTGCTTATTTGTATATGATGTCTATCACTTATCCAAGATCTCATATACAATTAAAGAAAACTATTAATGATCAATTCTTGTACATGTTTGTTGCTTTGGGTACTTTTATACAAGGATTTAGACAGTGTCGACCTGTTGTTGTTGTGGATGGAAGTTTTCTAAGAGGACatattgttgacacccaattttga